From a single Calothrix sp. NIES-2098 genomic region:
- a CDS encoding class II fructose-bisphosphate aldolase yields the protein MALVPLRLLLDHAAENGYGIPAFNVNNLEQIQAILKAAAETDSPVILQASRGARNYAGENFLRHLILAAVETYPHIPIVMHQDHGNAPSTCYSAIKNNFTSVMMDGSLEADAKTPASYEYNVSVTREVVNVAHSLGVSVEGELGCLGSLETGAGEAEDGHGFEGTLDHSQLLTDPDQAVDFVEQTQVDALAVAIGTSHGAYKFTRKPTGEILAISRIEEIHRRLPNTHLVMHGSSSVPEDLIALINQYGGAIPETYGVPVEEIQKGIKSGVRKVNIDTDNRLAITAAVREALSKNPKEFDPRHFLKPSIAYMQKVCAERYQQFGTAGNASKIKQVSLEDFAAKYAKGELKMITKAAAKV from the coding sequence ATGGCGCTTGTACCATTAAGGCTGTTGTTAGATCACGCGGCTGAAAACGGTTACGGCATCCCAGCTTTCAACGTTAATAACTTGGAACAAATTCAGGCGATCCTGAAGGCTGCTGCTGAGACAGATAGCCCCGTAATTCTACAAGCTTCTCGTGGCGCTCGTAACTATGCAGGAGAAAACTTCCTGCGCCATTTGATTTTAGCAGCGGTAGAAACCTATCCTCACATTCCCATTGTCATGCACCAAGATCATGGTAATGCTCCTTCTACCTGCTACTCAGCAATTAAGAACAACTTCACCAGCGTGATGATGGATGGTTCGCTGGAAGCTGATGCTAAGACTCCCGCAAGCTACGAGTACAACGTCAGTGTTACCCGCGAAGTAGTAAACGTAGCTCATTCCTTGGGTGTCAGCGTTGAAGGCGAACTTGGTTGCTTAGGTTCTCTAGAAACTGGTGCGGGTGAAGCTGAAGATGGTCATGGTTTCGAGGGTACACTCGACCACTCTCAATTGCTGACCGACCCCGACCAAGCTGTTGATTTCGTAGAACAAACTCAAGTAGATGCTTTGGCTGTTGCTATTGGCACAAGCCACGGTGCTTACAAGTTTACCCGCAAACCTACTGGCGAAATTTTGGCAATCAGCCGTATTGAAGAAATTCACCGCCGTTTGCCCAACACCCACTTGGTAATGCACGGTTCTTCCTCCGTACCTGAAGATCTAATTGCTCTAATTAACCAGTATGGTGGTGCAATTCCTGAAACCTACGGCGTACCTGTAGAAGAAATTCAAAAAGGTATCAAGAGTGGTGTTCGTAAGGTAAACATCGACACCGACAACCGTCTGGCAATCACTGCTGCGGTACGTGAAGCTTTAAGCAAAAATCCCAAGGAATTTGACCCCCGTCACTTCCTCAAGCCTTCTATTGCTTATATGCAAAAAGTTTGTGCAGAACGCTATCAGCAATTTGGTACCGCTGGTAACGCTAGCAAGATTAAGCAAGTTTCTTTAGAAGATTTTGCTGCTAAGTACGCCAAAGGCGAACTCAAAATGATCACCAAGGCAGCTGCCAAAGTCTAA
- a CDS encoding aldose 1-epimerase yields the protein MFSIAIQQQQYKTYILSDEAAGSQLEVVPERGGIITRWRIQGQEILYLDAERFTHPELSVRGGIPILFPICGNLPENTYTYNGQIYTLKQHGFARDLPWQVNNQVTSDRASITLVLNSNEQTREVYPFDFQLAYTYELQGNTLEIRQQYQNLSSTPLPFSMGFHPYFLTADKNQLEFAIPSGEYQNQRTKEISSFNGNFDFGLDEIDVAFKQLTSQSASVVDKNRKLRLTLDYGKEYPILVFWTLKGKEFYCLEPWSSPRNALNTGEHLIVLDPGSSYQASVRLTANFF from the coding sequence GTGTTTTCAATTGCAATTCAACAACAACAATACAAAACCTATATTCTGTCTGATGAAGCTGCTGGTTCCCAACTGGAAGTGGTTCCCGAACGTGGCGGTATCATCACTCGTTGGCGCATCCAGGGTCAAGAAATTCTCTATCTAGATGCAGAACGCTTTACTCATCCTGAGTTGAGTGTTAGGGGCGGAATTCCAATTTTGTTTCCGATTTGTGGTAATTTGCCAGAAAACACTTACACTTACAATGGGCAGATCTATACTCTCAAACAACATGGCTTTGCCCGTGACTTACCTTGGCAAGTAAATAACCAAGTAACGAGCGATCGCGCTAGCATTACTTTAGTTCTCAACAGCAACGAGCAGACACGAGAAGTTTATCCTTTTGATTTTCAACTGGCTTATACCTACGAACTGCAAGGCAACACGCTAGAAATTAGGCAGCAGTATCAGAATTTGTCATCGACACCATTACCTTTTTCTATGGGGTTTCATCCTTATTTTTTGACTGCCGATAAAAATCAACTAGAGTTTGCCATCCCTTCTGGAGAATACCAAAACCAAAGAACTAAGGAAATTTCTTCATTTAATGGTAATTTTGATTTTGGTCTGGATGAAATCGATGTTGCCTTTAAGCAGCTAACAAGTCAATCAGCTTCTGTAGTAGACAAAAACAGAAAGTTAAGACTGACTTTAGATTACGGCAAGGAATATCCTATCTTGGTGTTTTGGACGCTCAAAGGTAAAGAATTCTATTGTCTAGAGCCTTGGAGTTCACCCCGCAACGCTTTAAACACTGGCGAACATCTAATTGTGTTAGATCCAGGTAGTAGTTACCAAGCATCTGTACGCTTAACAGCAAATTTTTTCTAA
- a CDS encoding pyruvate dehydrogenase (acetyl-transferring) E1 component subunit alpha: MVQERILPTFDTAKVQISKEEGLRLYEDMILGRFFEDKCAEMYYRGKMFGFVHLYNGQEAVSTGVIQGAMRPGEDFVSSTYRDHVHALSAGVPAREVMAELFGKATGCSKGRGGSMHMFSAEHRLLGGYAFVAEGIPVAAGAAFQSKYRREVLGDQNADQVTACFFGDGAANNGQFFETLNMAALWKLPILFVVENNKWAIGMAHDRATSDPEIYKKASVFNMAGVEVDGMDVLAVRAVAQEAVARARAGEGPTVIEALTYRFRGHSLADPDELRSKAEKEFWFARDPIKKLAAYLVEHNLADQEELKGIDRKIQEVIDDAVKFAESSPEPDPSELYRFVFAEDE; this comes from the coding sequence ATGGTTCAAGAACGTATATTACCTACCTTTGATACTGCTAAAGTCCAAATCTCTAAAGAAGAAGGCTTGCGGTTGTATGAGGATATGATCCTCGGACGCTTTTTTGAAGACAAATGCGCTGAAATGTACTACCGGGGCAAAATGTTTGGTTTTGTCCATTTGTACAACGGTCAAGAAGCTGTTTCTACTGGCGTTATTCAGGGAGCAATGCGACCAGGAGAAGATTTTGTTTCCAGCACCTACCGCGACCACGTCCACGCTTTGAGCGCAGGAGTACCAGCTAGAGAAGTGATGGCGGAATTATTTGGCAAAGCTACAGGTTGTAGCAAAGGCCGCGGTGGTTCCATGCATATGTTTTCTGCGGAACATCGCTTACTAGGTGGCTATGCTTTTGTGGCTGAGGGTATTCCTGTAGCAGCTGGTGCAGCTTTTCAAAGCAAATATCGCCGCGAAGTCTTGGGAGACCAAAATGCTGACCAAGTTACCGCTTGCTTTTTTGGCGATGGTGCTGCCAATAACGGTCAGTTTTTCGAGACTTTGAACATGGCGGCTCTATGGAAACTGCCAATTCTTTTTGTGGTAGAAAATAATAAGTGGGCAATTGGGATGGCTCACGATCGCGCGACTTCCGACCCAGAAATCTACAAGAAAGCCAGTGTGTTCAACATGGCAGGTGTAGAAGTGGATGGTATGGATGTACTAGCAGTGCGTGCCGTCGCTCAAGAAGCTGTAGCCCGCGCCCGTGCTGGAGAAGGGCCGACAGTAATTGAAGCACTTACCTACCGTTTCCGCGGTCACTCCCTAGCAGACCCCGATGAATTGCGAAGCAAGGCTGAGAAAGAATTTTGGTTTGCCCGCGACCCAATCAAGAAGTTGGCAGCTTATTTAGTTGAGCATAATTTAGCAGATCAAGAAGAACTCAAAGGCATCGATCGCAAGATTCAGGAAGTAATTGACGACGCGGTTAAATTCGCTGAAAGCAGCCCGGAACCAGACCCCAGTGAGTTATATCGCTTCGTATTTGCAGAAGACGAGTAG
- a CDS encoding heat shock protein DnaJ domain-containing protein, which produces MRIPLDYYRILGLPLAASQEQLRQAYSDRIVQLPRREYSQTAISSRKQLIEEAYVVLSDPKERSSYDQLYLAHAYDPDGTASATVAVDNRPGNNNGAIDTQSLSIEISQEELVGALLILQDLGEYEIVLKLGRPYLVHKNNAADATTGDNLGSEEALEDRPDIVLTIALACLELGREQWQQGHYENAANSLETGLEVLSREGLFPIVQAEIQADLYKLRPYRILELLALPEAKTAERRQGLELLQNILDARGGIDGTGNDESGLNIDDFLRFIQQLRYHLTVAEQHKLFEAESKRPSAVATYLAVYALIARGFVQRQPALIRQAKQMLMRLGKRQDVHLEQSLCALLLGQTEEATRVLELSQEYEALAFIREKSQESPDLLPGLCLYGEQWLQHEVFPHFRDLTKQQASLKSYFAEPQVQAYLEVLPTDAEPTNEWSVVNRQPFSTPQTNNTFHRNNSTGVSRQFQHKRTPDPDLPETLPRERQDYSSFSPSRWNKASTGGKAPETPITQFPAAERIAKEPHHSMNGSAKVSAPAQTQQRRRRKPSQATTRERALDNRHRSPQRRRTFANSLEGKTRLVWTVFVSLVVIVVFWLIVSTTFGFVRHLFSPPPLLPGEQLSIEINQPPIPIPDQNSKPQSPDGSLTTATAEEIIRSWLSTKASALGPNHDVDSLQQILTGSSLSQWRLIAQQDKAENRYRKYEHNLKVESVEKTDLASNHTSVEATVKEVTQFYQNDQIKKSSDETLRVRYNLILQDGVWRIQSMSVVNKIGMNF; this is translated from the coding sequence GTGCGAATTCCGCTAGATTACTACCGAATTTTAGGACTACCGTTAGCGGCAAGTCAGGAACAATTGCGGCAGGCATACAGCGATCGCATTGTACAATTGCCGCGGCGTGAGTATTCTCAAACAGCAATTTCTTCGCGCAAACAACTTATAGAAGAAGCTTACGTGGTTTTATCAGATCCGAAAGAACGTAGCAGTTACGATCAGCTGTATCTTGCCCATGCCTATGACCCTGATGGTACTGCCTCTGCGACAGTAGCAGTTGACAATCGCCCAGGAAACAATAATGGCGCAATTGACACACAGAGTCTCAGCATCGAAATTTCCCAAGAGGAATTAGTAGGTGCTTTACTGATTCTGCAAGACTTGGGTGAGTACGAAATTGTGCTGAAATTAGGTCGCCCCTACTTAGTCCATAAAAACAATGCAGCAGATGCTACAACTGGCGATAATTTAGGAAGCGAAGAAGCCCTAGAAGACCGCCCAGATATTGTTTTGACCATCGCTCTAGCTTGTCTAGAACTGGGCCGCGAGCAATGGCAACAAGGTCATTACGAAAATGCTGCCAATTCCCTAGAAACTGGTCTAGAAGTATTATCTCGCGAAGGGCTATTTCCTATCGTGCAGGCTGAAATTCAGGCGGATCTTTATAAATTGCGACCGTATCGGATTCTGGAATTACTAGCCTTACCAGAAGCCAAAACTGCGGAACGTCGTCAAGGCTTGGAATTATTGCAGAACATCTTAGACGCTCGTGGTGGAATTGATGGCACTGGCAATGATGAATCTGGTCTTAACATAGATGACTTCCTGCGATTTATCCAGCAGTTGCGCTATCACTTAACAGTCGCAGAACAGCACAAGTTATTTGAAGCAGAAAGCAAACGTCCTTCTGCTGTTGCTACTTACTTAGCCGTCTATGCCTTGATAGCACGGGGATTTGTCCAACGTCAACCAGCTTTGATCCGTCAGGCCAAGCAAATGCTCATGCGTTTGGGCAAGCGCCAAGATGTACATTTGGAACAATCTCTATGTGCGCTTTTATTAGGTCAAACCGAAGAAGCCACCCGTGTTTTAGAACTTAGTCAAGAATATGAAGCCTTAGCTTTTATTCGCGAAAAATCACAAGAATCTCCAGACTTGTTACCGGGTCTTTGTCTATATGGCGAACAGTGGTTACAACACGAAGTATTTCCTCACTTTCGCGATTTGACAAAGCAGCAAGCTTCTCTAAAAAGTTACTTTGCTGAACCACAAGTACAAGCTTACTTAGAAGTCTTACCAACAGATGCAGAACCGACTAATGAATGGTCGGTAGTTAACCGCCAGCCTTTTTCTACTCCACAAACGAACAATACTTTCCACCGCAATAATTCCACTGGAGTTTCTCGACAATTCCAGCACAAAAGAACACCTGACCCGGACTTACCAGAAACTCTACCCAGAGAAAGACAGGACTATTCCAGCTTCTCACCATCCAGATGGAATAAAGCATCTACTGGAGGTAAGGCACCAGAAACGCCAATCACACAGTTTCCTGCGGCTGAACGCATAGCCAAAGAACCTCACCACAGCATGAATGGTTCAGCTAAGGTCTCCGCACCAGCGCAAACACAACAGCGACGGCGGCGCAAGCCTAGTCAAGCTACTACGCGAGAACGTGCATTAGATAATCGTCATCGTTCTCCTCAAAGACGGCGCACTTTTGCCAACTCTTTAGAAGGAAAAACACGTCTAGTATGGACTGTGTTTGTTTCTTTAGTTGTCATAGTCGTGTTTTGGTTGATAGTTTCCACAACATTTGGATTCGTAAGACATCTTTTTTCCCCGCCACCTCTATTACCAGGCGAACAGTTGTCAATAGAAATCAATCAACCACCAATCCCCATTCCTGACCAAAACAGCAAACCGCAATCTCCAGATGGATCTTTAACAACTGCGACAGCAGAAGAAATCATCCGGAGTTGGTTATCTACTAAAGCTTCAGCTTTAGGCCCAAATCATGATGTTGATAGTTTGCAACAAATTTTAACTGGTTCATCTTTATCTCAATGGCGGTTAATAGCCCAACAAGATAAGGCAGAAAACCGCTATCGGAAGTACGAGCATAACTTGAAGGTGGAATCTGTAGAGAAAACTGATTTAGCCTCAAATCATACATCTGTAGAAGCTACTGTCAAGGAAGTAACACAGTTCTATCAAAACGATCAAATCAAGAAGTCTTCAGATGAAACTCTGAGAGTCAGGTATAATTTGATTCTGCAAGATGGTGTGTGGCGTATCCAGAGTATGTCAGTGGTCAATAAGATCGGCATGAACTTCTAG
- a CDS encoding putative arsenical pump-driving ATPase: protein MRVILMTGKGGVGKTSVAAATGLRCAELGYRTLVLSTDPAHSLADSFDLELGHAPREIRPNLWGAELDALQELEGNWGSVKRYITQVLQARGLEGVQAEELAILPGMDEIFGLVRMKRHYDEGEFEVLIIDSAPTGTALRLLSLPEVGGWYMRRFYKPFQNISVALRPLVEPLFRPIAGFSLPDKEVMDAPYEFYEQIEALEKVLTDNTQTSVRLVTNPEKMVIKESLRAHAYLSLYNVATDLVVANRIIPAEVQDPFFQRWKQNQQQYRQEIHDDFHPLPVKEVPLFSEEMCGLAALERLKETLYKDEDPTQVYYKETTIRVVQDNNQYSLELYLPGIPKNQVHLSKTGDELNVTIGNHRRNLVLPQALAALQPAGAKMDEDYLKIRFA from the coding sequence ATGCGTGTAATTTTGATGACAGGCAAGGGCGGTGTGGGAAAAACTTCCGTAGCGGCGGCCACTGGACTTCGTTGTGCAGAATTAGGCTATCGCACACTTGTGTTGAGTACAGACCCCGCCCACTCTTTGGCAGACAGTTTTGACCTGGAACTAGGACACGCACCTCGGGAGATTCGCCCAAATTTATGGGGTGCGGAACTAGATGCACTGCAAGAACTAGAAGGAAACTGGGGTTCGGTAAAGCGTTACATTACCCAAGTTCTCCAAGCAAGGGGTTTGGAAGGAGTTCAAGCAGAAGAATTAGCAATTCTACCGGGCATGGATGAAATTTTTGGCTTGGTAAGAATGAAACGCCATTACGATGAAGGCGAGTTTGAAGTCTTGATTATCGATTCAGCGCCTACAGGTACAGCATTACGATTGCTGAGTTTACCCGAAGTCGGCGGTTGGTATATGCGTCGTTTTTACAAACCATTTCAGAACATCTCGGTGGCGCTTCGGCCTTTGGTGGAACCTCTTTTTCGACCAATCGCTGGGTTTTCGCTACCAGACAAAGAAGTAATGGATGCGCCTTACGAGTTTTACGAACAAATAGAAGCTTTGGAAAAAGTATTGACAGACAACACCCAAACTTCAGTTCGTCTTGTCACTAATCCAGAAAAGATGGTGATTAAAGAATCTCTTCGCGCTCATGCTTATTTGAGTTTGTATAATGTTGCCACAGATTTAGTGGTAGCTAACCGCATTATTCCTGCCGAAGTCCAAGATCCCTTTTTCCAACGTTGGAAACAAAATCAACAGCAATATCGTCAGGAAATACATGACGATTTTCATCCTCTCCCTGTAAAGGAAGTTCCACTTTTTTCGGAAGAAATGTGTGGTTTAGCAGCATTAGAAAGACTCAAGGAAACTCTTTACAAAGACGAAGATCCCACGCAAGTTTATTATAAAGAAACAACTATTAGAGTTGTACAAGATAATAACCAATACAGCTTAGAACTGTATTTGCCTGGGATTCCCAAAAATCAAGTTCACTTGAGTAAAACTGGGGATGAGTTAAATGTTACTATTGGCAATCACCGCCGGAATTTAGTATTGCCACAAGCTTTAGCAGCACTCCAACCTGCTGGTGCGAAAATGGATGAAGATTATCTGAAAATCCGTTTTGCTTAA
- a CDS encoding multi-sensor signal transduction histidine kinase, translating into MTPIAKTDLRLNLEQEGLLRRIINSIRQTLDLEDILKTTTKEVRSLLRTDRVMIYKFHADNSGQVIAESIYNDRLPSLLGLNFPADDIPLYARELFLKSQVRSVVNVETQQIGHSHLRNWETGELSLEDIHYRTVDPCHVKYLTAMGVKSSLVAPILCQNELWGLLVSHHAEMYEISAYDIEVVQMVVDQLSVAIAQSNLLTQAHQKAEWEATINRVATLLHALPTIVLQPALEATVAAFGGSGGRLCIRHNAFNFQNSSFKNLAECLIPGSDNVRLYICGQQPTVAEKTIYPLIEQSGVWKEHYQSGVYDVWAISDIYQMPNMRILQLAFEATKIRSILMIPLQYRQELVGYLSIFRDEIDTETLWAGRFDPDGRQLYPRQSFELWRETKTAQVQNWTDKEIEMAKEIGKHFASAIQQYELYQQVQAFNSNLEKQIKKRTLEMQRTAEQQQAVFGVISKIRESLDIKTIFQITTKEVCQLIKADRVSIYRFDADWGGAFVGDFEVASPHWSNDSKLGVNTVWNDTYLQDTQGGRYRYNETFAVDDIYKMGFTQCHIDNLEEYHIYAFVLAPIFVGQKLWGLLCAYQHSASRQWQDSEVNFISQTAAQLGVALQQAELLAQTQQQALDLQQAAKQQRVLFEVVSKIRESLDLDAIFQTTTQEICKSLQADRVAVYQFHSDWSGEFIAEFVDEGWMKLVSPQTNTIWQDSYLQETQGGRYRYNETFAVDNIYQAAHTKCYAELLEKFHIQAYAIAPIFVGQQLWGLLAAYQHSAPRHWETSEIQFLAQIANQLGVALQQVNLLLQTQQQTEQLTQALQDLQETQTQLIQTEKMSSLGQLVAGIAHEINNPVNFIYGNLSHVSEYADDLLSMLELYQQELPNASTEISKRAEEIDLEFIIEDLPKTLTSMKVGIDRIRQIVLSLRNFSRLDEAEMKAVDIHEGIDNTLLILQHRWKAKPDSPSIEIVKDYDRLPLVECYAGQLNQVFMNVLSNALDALEDYRESTSEPHHSQITIHTSIGEMKGNVKSAVIRIVDNGPGIPEALKTRICDPFFTTKPVGKGTGLGLSISYKIVVEKHGGIFKSDSQPGLGTEFWIEIPIHQNSYN; encoded by the coding sequence ATGACCCCGATCGCAAAAACGGACTTGCGGTTAAACCTTGAGCAAGAAGGCTTATTACGCCGCATTATAAATAGTATTCGTCAAACATTAGATTTAGAAGATATACTCAAAACGACAACCAAAGAAGTGCGATCGCTGCTGAGAACTGACCGAGTCATGATTTACAAATTTCATGCCGATAACAGCGGTCAGGTCATTGCTGAATCAATTTATAATGATAGATTACCATCCCTTTTAGGACTAAATTTTCCTGCTGACGATATTCCACTTTACGCACGAGAACTATTTCTCAAGTCCCAAGTGCGTTCTGTAGTCAATGTGGAAACACAGCAGATTGGTCACAGCCATCTGCGTAACTGGGAAACAGGAGAACTTTCATTAGAAGATATCCATTATCGCACTGTAGATCCCTGCCATGTAAAATACTTAACGGCAATGGGGGTTAAGTCTTCTTTAGTAGCGCCAATTTTATGTCAAAACGAACTTTGGGGTCTTTTAGTGTCTCATCACGCTGAAATGTATGAGATTTCAGCCTATGACATAGAAGTAGTGCAGATGGTAGTAGATCAACTATCAGTAGCGATCGCTCAAAGTAACCTCCTCACCCAAGCCCATCAAAAAGCTGAATGGGAAGCTACTATTAACCGTGTTGCTACTTTACTCCATGCCTTGCCTACAATCGTACTACAGCCAGCTTTAGAAGCAACTGTAGCTGCCTTTGGGGGTTCGGGTGGTAGGCTTTGTATTAGACATAATGCTTTTAACTTTCAAAATAGTAGCTTTAAAAACTTAGCAGAATGTTTAATTCCTGGAAGTGATAACGTCAGACTTTATATCTGCGGACAGCAACCTACGGTAGCAGAAAAAACCATCTATCCCCTGATAGAACAGTCTGGTGTCTGGAAAGAGCATTATCAATCTGGTGTATATGATGTTTGGGCAATTTCAGATATCTATCAAATGCCTAATATGCGAATTTTGCAACTTGCTTTTGAAGCAACTAAAATTCGCAGCATTTTGATGATCCCACTCCAATATCGTCAAGAGTTAGTAGGCTATTTAAGCATTTTTCGTGATGAAATCGACACAGAAACCTTGTGGGCAGGACGATTCGATCCCGATGGCAGACAACTTTATCCTCGTCAATCGTTTGAGCTATGGCGCGAAACTAAAACAGCACAAGTTCAAAACTGGACAGATAAAGAGATAGAAATGGCCAAAGAAATTGGTAAACATTTTGCTTCAGCAATTCAGCAATATGAACTTTACCAACAAGTACAAGCCTTTAATAGCAATTTAGAAAAACAAATTAAAAAGCGCACGCTGGAAATGCAACGTACAGCCGAGCAACAACAGGCTGTGTTTGGAGTTATTAGCAAGATTCGCGAGTCTCTTGATATTAAAACTATTTTTCAAATAACTACTAAAGAAGTTTGTCAATTAATCAAAGCCGATCGCGTTTCTATTTATCGCTTCGATGCTGATTGGGGTGGTGCATTTGTCGGTGATTTTGAGGTTGCTAGTCCCCACTGGTCAAATGACTCGAAGTTAGGAGTAAATACAGTTTGGAATGATACTTACCTACAAGACACGCAAGGAGGACGCTACCGTTACAACGAAACGTTTGCAGTAGATGATATCTACAAAATGGGCTTTACTCAGTGTCATATAGACAACTTAGAAGAGTATCACATTTACGCTTTTGTACTGGCTCCGATTTTTGTCGGTCAAAAACTTTGGGGTTTGCTATGTGCTTATCAACATTCTGCTAGTCGTCAATGGCAAGACTCAGAAGTTAACTTTATTAGTCAGACTGCGGCCCAACTTGGGGTAGCACTCCAGCAAGCTGAATTACTCGCGCAAACACAGCAGCAGGCTTTAGATTTACAACAAGCCGCAAAGCAACAACGGGTATTGTTTGAAGTTGTATCCAAGATTCGCGAATCTCTTGATTTAGATGCGATTTTCCAGACAACTACTCAAGAAATTTGTAAATCGCTACAAGCAGATCGTGTGGCTGTTTACCAGTTTCACTCAGATTGGAGTGGTGAATTTATTGCTGAGTTTGTTGATGAGGGGTGGATGAAATTGGTAAGTCCACAGACCAATACAATTTGGCAAGATAGTTATTTGCAAGAAACTCAAGGTGGTCGATATCGCTATAACGAAACCTTTGCAGTAGATAACATTTATCAGGCTGCTCATACTAAATGTTATGCTGAACTGCTAGAGAAATTTCACATCCAAGCATATGCGATCGCCCCGATTTTTGTTGGACAGCAACTTTGGGGTTTATTGGCCGCTTATCAACACTCTGCACCCCGTCATTGGGAAACCTCAGAAATTCAGTTTTTAGCTCAGATTGCTAATCAGCTTGGGGTAGCACTCCAGCAAGTAAACTTACTTTTGCAAACTCAACAGCAAACAGAACAGCTAACTCAAGCTTTACAGGATCTTCAAGAAACCCAAACCCAACTTATCCAGACTGAGAAAATGTCCTCGTTAGGTCAATTGGTGGCGGGTATTGCTCATGAAATTAACAATCCGGTAAACTTTATTTACGGGAACTTGTCTCATGTAAGTGAATATGCTGATGATTTACTCAGTATGCTAGAACTTTATCAGCAGGAACTGCCCAATGCTAGCACTGAGATTAGCAAGCGCGCAGAAGAAATTGATTTAGAATTTATTATCGAAGATTTGCCCAAAACTCTAACTTCGATGAAGGTAGGGATCGATCGCATCCGTCAGATTGTCTTGAGTTTGAGGAATTTCTCGCGTCTGGATGAGGCAGAAATGAAAGCGGTTGATATTCACGAGGGCATTGATAATACCCTGCTGATTTTGCAACATCGCTGGAAAGCAAAGCCAGATAGCCCAAGTATTGAGATAGTAAAGGATTACGATCGGCTGCCCTTGGTAGAGTGCTACGCTGGACAGTTAAATCAAGTCTTTATGAATGTTTTGAGTAATGCTCTAGATGCTCTAGAAGATTACAGAGAATCTACATCAGAACCTCATCACAGCCAAATTACTATCCATACTTCCATTGGAGAAATGAAGGGTAATGTGAAGAGTGCAGTAATTCGCATAGTCGATAATGGCCCCGGTATTCCAGAAGCCTTAAAGACAAGAATATGCGATCCATTTTTTACTACTAAGCCAGTGGGCAAGGGTACTGGCTTAGGACTATCAATTAGTTACAAAATTGTGGTAGAGAAACATGGTGGTATATTTAAATCTGATTCCCAGCCTGGTTTAGGTACAGAATTTTGGATTGAAATTCCCATTCATCAAAATAGTTATAATTAA